A genome region from Campylobacter concisus includes the following:
- a CDS encoding ABC transporter permease encodes MSRAILKTAISSLGLLFFISFFLFLLIYFLPGNVTDAMFSRSEAINLAIKEQILENLGLKDGFFVQYFRWMARFVTGDFGTSFVSGASVSLLIKERLLNSLILFFASFFLIVFLSFFLGLLSAIYKNKFADIFINFSSFLLASLPHFYIALVLIAIFSVYLNLLPSSGANELGSSGVGAKFIILPTLAIILPHLGANVKFVRDTLNQSLNADFIQTAHARGLGRGKIYLFAIKHASTDIVYYFATLVAGVFAGSYVIESIFSFPGIGKLSLDAVIAKDYPVALATILLTAVFVVFANLLAKIFAILADKRNL; translated from the coding sequence TTGTCTAGAGCTATTTTAAAAACAGCGATCTCAAGCCTTGGATTGCTGTTTTTTATCTCATTTTTTCTATTTTTACTCATATACTTTTTGCCAGGAAACGTCACTGACGCGATGTTTTCAAGGAGCGAGGCGATAAATTTAGCCATAAAAGAGCAAATTTTAGAAAATTTGGGGCTAAAAGATGGCTTTTTTGTGCAGTATTTTAGGTGGATGGCTCGCTTTGTGACAGGCGACTTTGGTACTAGTTTTGTAAGCGGAGCGAGCGTATCTCTGCTCATTAAAGAGAGGCTTTTAAACTCGCTTATTTTATTTTTTGCTTCGTTTTTTTTGATAGTTTTTTTATCATTTTTCTTGGGGCTTTTAAGCGCCATTTATAAGAATAAATTTGCCGACATCTTTATAAATTTTAGCTCGTTTTTGCTGGCTTCATTACCTCATTTTTACATCGCTCTTGTGCTAATAGCGATCTTTAGTGTCTATCTAAATTTGCTGCCAAGCTCTGGGGCAAACGAGCTAGGATCTAGCGGCGTAGGGGCTAAATTTATCATCTTACCAACTCTTGCCATCATCTTGCCACACCTTGGCGCAAACGTGAAATTTGTAAGAGACACGCTAAATCAAAGTCTAAACGCCGATTTCATCCAGACGGCTCATGCTAGAGGTTTGGGGCGCGGCAAAATCTATCTCTTTGCGATAAAGCACGCAAGCACCGATATAGTCTATTATTTCGCCACACTTGTAGCTGGCGTTTTTGCTGGCTCATACGTCATTGAGAGCATTTTTTCATTTCCTGGCATAGGCAAGCTTAGCCTTGATGCAGTCATCGCCAAAGACTATCCAGTCGCACTTGCGACCATTTTGCTAACGGCTGTTTTTGTAGTTTTTGCAAATTTACTGGCTAAAATTTTTGCCATATTAGCAGATAAGAGAAATTTATGA